GTTGGCGTATGTGCGAACCTGCGAAAAGATGATTATGTCGTAAGTACCCATCGAGGCCACGGACACTGTATAGCGAAAGGCGCTAGACTGGATAAGATTATGGCTGAGATTTTGGGGAAAAAAACAGGGTATTGCAAGGGAAAGGGCGGTTCTATGCACATAGCAGATTTTAGCATAGGCATGTTAGGAGCAACCGCAGTAGTAGGCGCAGGAATTCCAATAGCTACTGGGGCGGGGCTTTCCATAAAGCTAAGGGGCACGGACCAAGTAACTGCAGGCTTCTTCGGCGATGGCGCCTCAAACCAAGGAACCTTCCATGAAGGCGTTAACATGGCGGCTATTTGGAAACTTCCTGTTTTATTCATATGCGAAAACAACCTCTACGCCATGGGAACTCGCCAAACCCAAGTCATGCTTATAAAGGACATTGCAAAAAGAGCCGCTGCGTATGGAATTCCCGGCGTCTCGGTAGACGGAAACGACGTTATAGCAGTTTACGAAGCTGCACAGGAAGCAGTTAGAAGGGGAAGATATGGTAACGGCCCTACGCTAATAGAATGTAAAACATATAGACATAAAGGACATTCCCGCTTTGATCCCGCAGCCTACAGACCGAAAGAAGAAGTTGAAGAGTGGCTTAAGAAGGACCCGACTCGTAGATTGAAGCAGCGGCTTCTGGAAAATGGGGATGTTTCAGCTGCAGAGGCAAAGCAGATAGAAAAGGAAGTGTCTGAAGTTGTGGAAGCTGCTGTCAAGTTCGCCATCAATAGCCCCTTTCCAGCACCCGAAGAAGCTTTAGAAGGCGTCTATGCATAGAGGAAGGTGAGGAAATGCGAGAAATAACTTACAGAGATTCACTTCGCGAAGCATTGTTGGAAGAGATGCAACGAGACAAAACAGTGTTTCTGTTGGGTGAGGATATAGGACGCTACTGGGAGGGCGCTTTCAAGGTGACTAAAGATCTAGCAAAAAAGTTCGGAGACGAACGTGTCAGAGACACTCCAATCAGCGAATCTGCTATAATAGGCGCTGCAGTAGGCGCCGCAATAACTGGCATGCGCCCCGTTGCAGAGATAATGTTCGGCGATTTAACAACCCTTGCCATGGACCAGATAGCTAACCAAGCGGCCAAGATCCGCTACATGTTTGGTGGACAAGCAAAAGTGCCACTAGTTATTAGAACTCCTTTCGGCGGAGGCGTCAACATTGCAGCCCATCACTCCCAAAGTCTTGAAGCGTGGTTTATGCATGTGCCAGGACTGTTTGTCGCAGTTCCCTCAACGCCTTACGACGCGAAAGGACTGTTAAAGACAGCGATAAGAGGCGACAACCCAGTAGTGTTTTGCGAGCACAAGCTCCTCTATCCAATTAAAGGCTTGATACCTGAAGAGGATTATACAATCCCATTCGGCACTGCCGATATTAAAAGAGAAGGGGAAGACGTAACAGTAGTTGCTACCATGTTTATGGTTCACAAAGCTTTGGAGGCAGCAAAAACGCTTGAGAAAGAGGGGTTAAGTATAGAGGTTGTTGATCCACGGACGCTTGTTCCTTTAGACAAAGAAGTCATAATAAGCTCGGTGAAGAAAACGGGACGCTTAGTTATTGTAAGCGAAGACTGCAAAACTGCCGGGGTAACCGCGGAGATTGCAGCTGTGGTGGCCGAGGAAGCTATAGACTATCTTGATGCACCAATAAAACGAGTAGCTGAGCCAGACACGCCAATTCCCTTTAGTCCACCACTAGAAAAATATGTTATACCCGACGAAAAGACCATAATAAAAGCTGTAAAAAAAATCGCCCAAAAGGAATGAATAATCTTGGTTACAAAAATCGTCATGCCCCGCCTTAGCCTAACAATGAAAACTGGCAGCGTAATCCAATGGTTCAAAAAGGAAGGTGAAGCAGTCCAGAAAGGCGAGCCCGTGGTTGAGGTGCTTTCCGAAAAAGTCACATACGACGTTGAAGCACTGGCAGGCGGAGTCCTTCGAAAAATCTTAGCTGAGGAAGGCATTGAAGTACCTGTGGGCGCAACACTAGCCTTCATAGCAGCACCTGACGAAAAACTGCCAGATGTGGAAGCTGTAGCAGAGACTCCGCAACCTAAACTTGTCGAAAAGGCGGTGGCAAAGAAGCAAACAGAGACCGCCATAGTCAGAGAACGTGTTTTGGCATCACCTGCAGCAAAAAGAATGGCAAGAGAACACGATGTCAATTTGACACAAGTACAAGGTACTGGTCCAGAAGGAAGGATTGTAGAAGAAGATGTTAAACGTTTCATAGAAGAGAAAACCGAGCCAATGCCACGGATAAAAGAGATAG
The Candidatus Bathyarchaeota archaeon DNA segment above includes these coding regions:
- the pdhA gene encoding pyruvate dehydrogenase (acetyl-transferring) E1 component subunit alpha: MIELYRKMLEIRLFEEKVFELYGENLVPGTIHLYTGEEAVAVGVCANLRKDDYVVSTHRGHGHCIAKGARLDKIMAEILGKKTGYCKGKGGSMHIADFSIGMLGATAVVGAGIPIATGAGLSIKLRGTDQVTAGFFGDGASNQGTFHEGVNMAAIWKLPVLFICENNLYAMGTRQTQVMLIKDIAKRAAAYGIPGVSVDGNDVIAVYEAAQEAVRRGRYGNGPTLIECKTYRHKGHSRFDPAAYRPKEEVEEWLKKDPTRRLKQRLLENGDVSAAEAKQIEKEVSEVVEAAVKFAINSPFPAPEEALEGVYA
- a CDS encoding alpha-ketoacid dehydrogenase subunit beta; this translates as MREITYRDSLREALLEEMQRDKTVFLLGEDIGRYWEGAFKVTKDLAKKFGDERVRDTPISESAIIGAAVGAAITGMRPVAEIMFGDLTTLAMDQIANQAAKIRYMFGGQAKVPLVIRTPFGGGVNIAAHHSQSLEAWFMHVPGLFVAVPSTPYDAKGLLKTAIRGDNPVVFCEHKLLYPIKGLIPEEDYTIPFGTADIKREGEDVTVVATMFMVHKALEAAKTLEKEGLSIEVVDPRTLVPLDKEVIISSVKKTGRLVIVSEDCKTAGVTAEIAAVVAEEAIDYLDAPIKRVAEPDTPIPFSPPLEKYVIPDEKTIIKAVKKIAQKE